One stretch of Sandaracinaceae bacterium DNA includes these proteins:
- a CDS encoding PKD domain-containing protein, translating to MTRHLLSASLIAALFAGPALAQTPPPPGQLRVDLEATVESDDDAVFRWTLDPAEEATCTLDADGDGIFEHSVEDCDANRSLRHSYDEEGTYHAILVARTHDGRSGQATVTVTID from the coding sequence ATGACCCGCCATCTCCTCTCCGCGTCGCTGATCGCCGCCCTCTTCGCGGGGCCCGCGCTCGCGCAGACGCCGCCACCTCCGGGCCAGCTGCGCGTCGACCTCGAGGCCACTGTCGAGTCGGACGACGACGCGGTCTTTCGGTGGACGCTCGACCCGGCGGAGGAGGCGACGTGCACGCTCGACGCCGACGGTGACGGCATCTTCGAGCACAGCGTCGAGGACTGCGACGCCAATCGATCGCTGCGGCACAGCTACGACGAGGAGGGCACGTACCACGCGATCCTCGTGGCCCGGACCCACGACGGCCGCTCGGGCCAGGCCACGGTAACCGTCACGATCGACTGA
- a CDS encoding alkaline phosphatase D family protein → MADERDDGEGSTPKPAHGRRAFLQTTAAAAAGLALGCGGGAGPDGGPAGDGGDLSDGGASDGGGLDAGVQDGGGEDAGAEDAGTPEDAGPPEPVAPPEDTPESGAFGLGVASGDVTPEAAILWTRYDGAAPLSLVVWEMDGDVYLRRVSQASMTPADGGFVHHEVTGLRAGARHRYAFFEMDGDTRTARSPVGRFRAAVAADAMEPLLFGACSCTTNSRSKATLEHAGGRDDLDLFLMLGDTTYNDGASTLAEFRARWADSLGSDGYRAMRASTSVMATWDDHEVDNNFDPETHDLTVPYQTFFESLPLRRDAGAPDRIWKSTRWGLTAEVFVLDCRSERLPSTGEQYLSRAQMDWLKDGLRTSPCAFKIIANSVPIGDMPFPAEADRWEGYPRAREEILSFIDTQPIEGVLWLSGDFHFASVGKVGRSGQMGEDQWEVLAGPGAQTGNPASFLLRRPQFEWSSTTNNYTTLELDPAAMRIRVSWINASGSTIQVQEIGY, encoded by the coding sequence GTGGCGGACGAACGAGACGACGGCGAGGGCTCCACGCCCAAGCCAGCGCACGGACGACGTGCGTTCCTTCAGACCACGGCCGCCGCGGCGGCGGGCCTCGCCCTCGGCTGCGGCGGCGGCGCGGGCCCGGACGGCGGCCCCGCCGGCGACGGGGGCGACCTCTCGGACGGGGGCGCCTCGGATGGCGGCGGGCTCGACGCGGGTGTGCAGGACGGCGGAGGCGAGGACGCAGGCGCCGAGGACGCGGGCACGCCCGAGGACGCAGGCCCGCCCGAGCCGGTCGCCCCGCCCGAGGACACGCCGGAGTCGGGCGCGTTCGGGCTCGGGGTCGCGAGCGGGGACGTCACCCCGGAGGCCGCCATCCTCTGGACCCGCTACGACGGCGCCGCGCCGCTCTCGCTCGTCGTCTGGGAGATGGACGGCGACGTGTACCTGCGTCGCGTTTCGCAAGCATCGATGACACCCGCCGACGGCGGCTTCGTGCACCACGAGGTCACGGGCCTGCGCGCGGGCGCGCGCCACCGCTACGCGTTCTTCGAGATGGACGGCGACACGCGGACCGCGCGCAGCCCCGTCGGGCGCTTCCGCGCCGCCGTCGCCGCGGACGCGATGGAGCCGCTCCTGTTCGGGGCGTGCAGCTGCACCACGAACTCGCGCAGCAAGGCGACGCTCGAGCACGCGGGCGGGCGCGACGACCTCGACCTGTTCTTGATGCTCGGGGACACCACCTACAACGACGGCGCGAGCACGCTGGCCGAGTTTCGCGCGCGCTGGGCGGACAGCCTCGGCTCGGACGGCTACCGGGCGATGCGCGCCTCGACCAGCGTGATGGCCACCTGGGACGACCACGAGGTCGACAACAACTTCGACCCCGAGACCCACGATCTGACGGTGCCGTACCAGACCTTCTTCGAGAGCCTGCCGCTCCGGAGGGACGCGGGCGCGCCGGACCGCATCTGGAAGTCGACGCGGTGGGGCCTGACGGCGGAGGTCTTCGTGCTCGACTGCCGCAGCGAGCGGCTGCCCTCGACCGGCGAGCAGTATCTCTCCCGCGCGCAGATGGACTGGCTGAAGGACGGCCTGCGGACGAGCCCGTGCGCGTTCAAGATCATCGCGAACTCGGTGCCGATCGGCGACATGCCGTTCCCGGCCGAGGCGGATCGCTGGGAGGGCTACCCGCGCGCCCGCGAGGAGATCCTCTCCTTCATCGACACCCAGCCCATCGAGGGCGTCCTGTGGCTGAGCGGAGACTTCCACTTCGCGTCGGTGGGCAAGGTCGGGCGGAGCGGACAGATGGGCGAGGATCAGTGGGAGGTGCTCGCCGGCCCCGGCGCCCAGACGGGCAACCCCGCCTCGTTCCTGCTGCGACGCCCGCAGTTCGAGTGGTCGAGCACGACCAACAACTACACGACGCTCGAGCTCGATCCGGCGGCCATGCGCATCCGCGTCTCGTGGATCAACGCGAGCGGCTCCACGATCCAGGTGCAAGAGATCGGCTACTGA
- a CDS encoding dual specificity protein phosphatase family protein produces MTDSPSAAGPLPDSYWAGERLLAGPLPQGPDRPALRAAVRALLGAGVSTVIDLRTPAEPPSIRAMLDKLSERAVWIGFPILDGAAPSRATLEAILDAIDGALARGHTVYVHCQGGRGRTGTVVAAWWIRHGVVRSVEAAIDALRQRRVGQPHGSRPSPETAAQLRLLRSLCDSR; encoded by the coding sequence GTGACCGACTCCCCGAGCGCGGCCGGGCCGCTCCCCGACAGCTACTGGGCGGGCGAGCGGCTCCTCGCGGGGCCGCTGCCCCAGGGGCCGGATCGACCTGCCCTGCGCGCCGCCGTCCGCGCGCTGCTCGGCGCGGGCGTCTCGACGGTGATCGACCTGCGCACCCCGGCCGAGCCGCCGTCCATCCGCGCCATGCTCGACAAGCTCTCGGAGCGGGCGGTGTGGATCGGCTTCCCCATCCTCGACGGCGCGGCCCCGTCACGCGCTACCCTCGAGGCCATCCTCGACGCGATCGACGGCGCGCTCGCGCGCGGCCACACCGTCTACGTGCACTGTCAGGGCGGGCGCGGACGCACCGGCACCGTCGTCGCCGCCTGGTGGATCCGTCACGGCGTCGTCCGCTCCGTGGAAGCGGCCATCGACGCCCTCCGCCAGCGCCGCGTGGGCCAGCCTCACGGCAGCCGCCCGTCTCCCGAGACCGCGGCGCAGCTCCGTCTGCTGCGCTCCCTCTGCGATTCGCGATGA
- a CDS encoding endonuclease/exonuclease/phosphatase family protein, whose product MRWFPDGSGDGDTSRATDVAWMACAMASLGVDAIAVQEVLQHASGRAAMAELRRQLDALTGGRWVAHLDRCPSDGRQHVGWLVNEARVRVSRVTQLDALNPLGGCTGHLRPGLALYLEWPGGPDLHAVSVHLDSGTGARDHRHRAASLAAIERATRALRPRDADVVVLGDLNTMGREAPRLRAGDELADVDALLAGLQPAWRRVPSEVPCTELWRAGASHLDHVLVSASTREVIGSARVHGICGLGRCERPRGRAAALERLSDHCPLVVALTAEDRD is encoded by the coding sequence TTGCGCTGGTTTCCGGACGGATCGGGCGACGGAGATACGTCGCGGGCGACCGACGTGGCGTGGATGGCCTGCGCGATGGCGAGCCTGGGCGTGGACGCGATCGCGGTGCAGGAGGTGTTGCAGCACGCGAGCGGGCGCGCGGCGATGGCGGAGCTGAGGCGGCAGCTCGACGCGCTCACGGGCGGGCGATGGGTGGCGCACCTCGATCGGTGCCCGAGCGACGGCCGACAGCACGTCGGATGGCTCGTGAACGAAGCCCGGGTGCGGGTCTCGCGCGTCACGCAGCTCGACGCGCTCAACCCGCTCGGCGGCTGCACGGGGCACCTCCGCCCGGGGCTCGCGCTCTACCTCGAGTGGCCGGGGGGACCCGACCTCCACGCCGTCAGCGTGCACCTCGACTCCGGCACGGGCGCGCGCGATCACCGGCACCGCGCGGCGAGCCTCGCCGCGATCGAGCGAGCCACGCGCGCGCTGCGGCCGCGTGACGCGGACGTGGTGGTGCTCGGGGACCTCAACACGATGGGACGGGAGGCGCCGCGGCTGCGCGCCGGGGACGAGCTCGCCGACGTCGACGCGCTCCTGGCTGGGCTGCAGCCCGCGTGGCGGCGCGTCCCGAGCGAGGTGCCGTGCACGGAGCTCTGGAGGGCCGGCGCGAGCCACCTCGACCACGTCCTGGTCAGCGCCTCGACGCGGGAAGTGATCGGCTCGGCGCGCGTGCACGGGATCTGCGGGCTGGGGCGGTGTGAGCGACCGCGCGGGAGAGCGGCGGCGCTGGAGCGGCTGAGCGATCACTGCCCGCTCGTGGTGGCGCTGACGGCCGAGGATCGAGACTGA
- a CDS encoding VWA domain-containing protein has product MLSHRHLSLALLACSLVACGGAYASRARTRYVASHGLLPRPAEIRVDDFLADYPEAVADPAPHAAGISVEGARAAWAAESSEPLFVVQTVVRGRNPDVRPPMAMMFVVDRSGSMRESDKMTYVRQALHRLVDQLDPRDRVGVTAFDDYAEVILPVTSVQEGARLHAAIDRLQPRGATNLSHGLQVGYAALAQQPASHLRRVVLLTDAVANVGDTDMQRIAGWAARGDAEGIRLSAIGVGLDHRDDVLVEMSEQGRGNHYFLDSPQEITRVFEREVHGMLEDVADGVHLTFTPAPGVEVVRVEGAASEPRGAHWQADVGRLGATQHRTVLWTLRGVDPLDRTPTVGRFTLDFTDMRSHEPTRLENDAPVFVVSDVAEGTVARNSAVAWMARDLRRVSELARAGQHGEAQERLDRVRAVVGAVSAARPADRELARDLGMLEDFAEALARHTGQPVRRLRARIRVDVEG; this is encoded by the coding sequence ATGCTCTCTCACCGCCACCTGTCCCTCGCTCTCCTCGCGTGCAGCCTCGTCGCCTGCGGCGGAGCCTACGCCAGCCGCGCTCGAACCCGGTACGTCGCGTCCCACGGTCTGCTGCCCCGGCCGGCCGAGATCCGCGTCGACGACTTCCTCGCCGACTACCCGGAGGCGGTCGCCGACCCCGCCCCCCACGCCGCGGGCATCAGCGTCGAGGGCGCGCGGGCCGCCTGGGCGGCCGAGTCGAGCGAACCGCTCTTCGTCGTCCAGACCGTGGTGCGGGGCCGCAACCCCGACGTGCGGCCGCCCATGGCGATGATGTTCGTCGTCGACCGCTCGGGCTCCATGCGAGAGAGCGACAAGATGACCTACGTGCGACAGGCGCTGCACCGGCTCGTCGACCAGCTCGACCCGCGGGACCGCGTCGGGGTCACCGCGTTCGACGACTACGCCGAGGTGATCCTGCCCGTGACGAGCGTGCAGGAGGGCGCGCGGCTGCACGCGGCGATCGATCGGCTCCAGCCCCGCGGCGCCACCAACCTCTCGCACGGGCTCCAGGTGGGCTACGCGGCGCTCGCGCAGCAGCCGGCGTCGCACCTGCGCCGGGTGGTGCTCCTGACCGACGCGGTGGCGAACGTCGGCGACACCGACATGCAGCGCATCGCGGGCTGGGCCGCGCGCGGCGACGCGGAGGGCATCCGCCTGAGCGCGATCGGCGTCGGGCTCGATCACCGCGACGACGTGCTCGTCGAGATGAGCGAGCAGGGGCGCGGCAACCACTACTTCCTCGACTCGCCACAGGAGATCACCCGCGTCTTCGAGCGCGAGGTGCACGGCATGCTCGAGGACGTCGCGGACGGCGTGCACCTGACCTTCACCCCGGCCCCGGGGGTCGAGGTCGTCCGGGTGGAGGGCGCCGCGTCCGAGCCGCGTGGCGCGCACTGGCAGGCCGACGTGGGGCGGCTCGGCGCCACCCAGCACCGCACCGTGCTCTGGACGCTCCGCGGGGTCGACCCGCTCGACCGCACGCCGACGGTGGGCCGCTTCACCCTCGACTTCACCGACATGCGCTCCCACGAGCCGACGCGCCTCGAGAACGACGCGCCCGTCTTCGTGGTCTCCGACGTGGCCGAGGGCACGGTGGCGCGGAACTCCGCGGTGGCGTGGATGGCGCGCGATCTGCGCCGCGTCTCGGAGCTGGCCCGGGCGGGGCAGCACGGCGAAGCGCAGGAGCGGTTGGACCGGGTCCGCGCGGTGGTCGGCGCGGTGAGCGCGGCGCGGCCCGCGGACCGGGAGCTGGCCCGTGATCTCGGCATGCTCGAGGACTTCGCCGAGGCGCTCGCACGGCACACCGGCCAGCCCGTGCGTCGGCTCCGGGCCCGCATCCGCGTGGACGTCGAGGGATGA
- a CDS encoding DUF4336 domain-containing protein, whose protein sequence is MEKLGDEIWTVTQPLKLGGADFGTRMTVVRLGEELLLHSPVRIDDALAERLSGLGRVRWIAAPNTFHHLFAGRAKERWPEAEVLAAPGVEKKQKALPIDGALPDAAPEAWRGALETLFVGGMPALNEVVFFHRPSKTLVLTDFLFNFGDEGGWWTRTVLSMAGARGGAKQSRLLRFVMKDKEAVKQCRDEMLGWDFARATVCHGDVIEGDAKDVVAKSTAWLG, encoded by the coding sequence ATGGAGAAGCTCGGGGACGAGATCTGGACGGTGACGCAGCCGCTGAAGCTCGGGGGCGCGGACTTCGGGACGCGCATGACGGTGGTGCGGCTCGGGGAGGAGCTGCTCCTGCACTCGCCGGTGCGCATCGACGACGCGCTCGCCGAGCGGCTGAGCGGGCTCGGGCGGGTGCGCTGGATCGCGGCTCCGAACACGTTCCACCACCTCTTCGCCGGCCGCGCCAAGGAGCGCTGGCCGGAGGCCGAGGTGCTCGCGGCGCCCGGCGTGGAGAAGAAGCAGAAGGCGCTCCCGATCGACGGCGCGCTCCCCGACGCCGCACCCGAGGCCTGGCGTGGCGCGCTCGAGACGCTCTTCGTCGGGGGCATGCCGGCGCTCAACGAGGTCGTCTTCTTCCACCGGCCGAGCAAGACCCTCGTGCTCACCGACTTCCTCTTCAACTTCGGCGATGAGGGCGGGTGGTGGACGCGCACCGTGCTCTCGATGGCGGGCGCGCGCGGCGGCGCGAAGCAGTCCCGGCTCCTGCGCTTCGTGATGAAGGACAAGGAGGCGGTGAAGCAATGCCGAGACGAGATGCTCGGCTGGGACTTCGCGCGCGCCACCGTCTGCCACGGGGACGTGATCGAGGGCGACGCCAAGGACGTCGTGGCGAAGTCGACCGCCTGGCTGGGATGA
- a CDS encoding TetR/AcrR family transcriptional regulator, translating into MSEEDRIARKTRRQARKRARILEVAEEVLVEFGLPGFTVAAVAERADLSKPSVYYYFESREALLSALLVDHFARETHALLDAVERAESGLGALEAMMRAFVAHHRDDYAGFRALQIWALSGDAPPDLMAREVYPLSWKLMGELEAKLERDRADGALSADVEPRRLANVALMTVHGIVNVHAGMDAMGAGLRYELDGLLDEACANLVRGAKA; encoded by the coding sequence ATGAGCGAAGAGGATCGCATCGCGCGCAAGACGCGCCGTCAGGCCCGCAAGCGCGCCCGCATCCTCGAGGTCGCCGAGGAGGTCCTCGTCGAGTTCGGCCTGCCAGGCTTCACCGTCGCCGCGGTGGCGGAGCGCGCCGATCTCAGCAAGCCGTCCGTCTACTATTATTTCGAATCGAGAGAGGCGCTTCTCTCGGCCCTGCTCGTCGACCACTTCGCGCGGGAGACCCACGCCCTGCTCGACGCGGTGGAGCGCGCGGAGAGCGGCCTCGGCGCGCTCGAGGCCATGATGCGCGCGTTCGTGGCCCATCACCGCGACGACTACGCCGGCTTCCGAGCGCTCCAGATCTGGGCGCTCTCGGGCGACGCGCCCCCCGACCTGATGGCCCGGGAGGTCTACCCGCTGAGCTGGAAGCTCATGGGCGAGCTCGAGGCGAAGCTGGAGCGCGACCGCGCCGACGGCGCGCTGAGCGCCGACGTGGAGCCCCGCCGGCTCGCGAACGTCGCGTTGATGACCGTGCACGGCATCGTCAACGTGCACGCCGGGATGGACGCGATGGGGGCCGGCCTCCGCTACGAGCTGGACGGGCTCCTCGACGAGGCGTGCGCGAACCTCGTCCGCGGAGCGAAGGCGTGA
- a CDS encoding RNA polymerase sigma factor, which translates to MELDFTSKEWLARERDLLARTRRGEREAVAELYRAFAPRLFARVLMPKLGNRQAAEDALSETFRKALEKLDRYDDRGTSFYFWLSRIATNEATDMHRVKARTRRALTSFEELLAPLRPSAPRPEKELAEAEQLAMLRETVSAVLERINPRYARAISLRFFEDRSREECAAGLDVKIGTFDVVLLRALRAFRKEWEAFVDAAPTPPPTSTREHA; encoded by the coding sequence TTGGAGCTCGACTTCACATCGAAGGAGTGGCTCGCGCGAGAGCGCGACCTGCTCGCGCGCACGCGACGCGGAGAACGCGAGGCGGTGGCGGAGCTCTACCGTGCCTTCGCGCCGCGCCTCTTCGCGCGTGTGTTGATGCCCAAGCTCGGCAACCGACAGGCGGCGGAGGACGCGCTGAGCGAGACCTTCCGCAAGGCCCTCGAGAAGCTCGACCGCTACGACGATCGAGGCACGTCCTTCTACTTCTGGCTGAGCCGGATCGCGACCAACGAGGCGACCGACATGCACCGCGTCAAAGCCCGCACCCGGCGCGCGCTGACGAGCTTCGAGGAGCTGCTGGCCCCGCTGCGCCCCAGCGCGCCGCGCCCCGAGAAGGAGCTGGCGGAGGCCGAGCAGCTCGCGATGCTGAGAGAGACGGTCAGCGCGGTGCTCGAGCGTATCAACCCGCGGTACGCCCGCGCCATCTCGCTTCGCTTCTTCGAGGACCGGAGCCGCGAGGAGTGCGCGGCGGGGCTGGACGTGAAGATCGGCACCTTCGACGTGGTGCTGCTGCGCGCGCTGCGCGCGTTTCGCAAGGAGTGGGAGGCGTTCGTGGACGCCGCGCCCACGCCTCCTCCGACGAGCACCAGGGAGCACGCATGA